The following proteins come from a genomic window of Ammospiza nelsoni isolate bAmmNel1 chromosome 6, bAmmNel1.pri, whole genome shotgun sequence:
- the LOC132075192 gene encoding mas-related G-protein coupled receptor member H-like, translating to MELNQTSPPLSSSLMDTEGDDSCGINVTDVAVNGVTLLICLCGLAGNGAVLWLLGFHIRRNPITVYILNLAVADFTFLLFMVPSSLLYLLDDVSCSTVVSLKYLRSLLLLSLLSYNMGLYLLTAISIERCGSILFPLWYRCRRPRRLSWVVCALLWALSIAVMVVVTSLCLSHEHEHCRVALISMYALSFLIFAPPMVISNVILFIKVQCGSKRRQPKRLYVVIFLTVLFFLIFGVPLSLSNFLQQLSPSVVSSQVVFLLACINSSINPFIYFLVGSCWRRCSIVSLQVAFRRVFEETGTTTVSS from the coding sequence ATGGAGCTGAACCAGACATCCCCACCTCTCTCATCTTCCCTGATGGACACTGAGGGAGATGATTCCTGTGGGATCAATGTCACTGATGTGGCCGTAAACGGTGTCACTCTGCTCATCTGCCTctgtgggctggctgggaacggggctgtgctctggctcCTGGGATTCCACATCCGCAGGAACCCCATCACTGTCTACATCCTCAACCTGGCCGTCGCCGACTtcaccttcctcctcttcatggtcccctcctccctgctctaCCTGCTGGACGATGTGTCCTGCTCCACTGTTGTGTCCCTGAAGTACCTGAGGTCCCTTCTCCTGCTGTCGCTGCTCTCCTACAACATGGGGCTGTACCTGCTGACGGCCATCAGCATCGAGAGGTGTGGCTCAATTCTCTTCCCCCTCTGGTACCGCTGCCGCCGTCCCCGGCGCCTCTCGTGGGTGgtgtgtgccctgctctgggcccTCTCCATCGCTGTCATGGTCGTGGTGACTTCCCTGTGCCTGTCACACGAGCACGAGCACTGCCGGGTGGCTCTCATCTCCATGTATGCCCTCAGCTTCCTCATCTTTGCTCCACCCATGGTCATCTCCAACGTGATCCTCTTCATCAAGGTCCAGTGTGGCTCCAAGAGACGTCAGCCTAAGAGGCTCTACGTCGTTATCTTCCTCACTGTGCTCTTCTTCCTCATCTTTGGGGTGCCCCTCAGCCTCTCcaatttcctgcagcagctcagccccagcgtCGTGTCCTCCCAGGTGGTTTTCCTGCTCGCCTGCATCAACAGCAGCATCAACCCCTTCATCTACTTCTTggtggggagctgctggaggcgCTGCTCCATCGTGTCCCTCCAGGTCGCCTTCCGGAGGGTCTTTGAGGAGACAGGGACCACCACAGTGTCCAGCTGA
- the RHOD gene encoding rho-related GTP-binding protein RhoD: MQRERGEQSPGAPETEVKAVIVGDGGCGKTSLLVAFAKGDFPKVYVPTVFEKYTASLQVAGKPVKIHLWDTAGQEDYDRLRPLSYSDANVVLMCFDVTDSNSFDNILTKWYPEVNHFCKGVPVLLVGCKTDLRQDQEALQKLKDGRIEPVSRQQGEAMARQVRAVSYMECSARYQDNVGNIFVTACNAAISAARRRQRKAGPRRGCAIL, translated from the exons ATGCAGCGGGAGCgcggggagcagagcccaggagccCCCGAAACCGAGGTCAAGGCTGTCATCGTCGGGGATGGCGGCTGCGGGAAGACGTCGCTGCTGGTGGCCTTCGCCAAAGGGGACTTCCCCAAG GTCTATGTCCCCACCGTGTTTGAGAAGTACACAGCGTCCCTCCAGGTTGCCGGCAAGCCCGTGAAGATCCACCTGTGGGATACAGCAg GACAGGAAGACTACGACAGGCTTCGCCCTCTGTCCTACTCAGATGCCAACGTTGTCCTCATGTGCTTTGATGTCACCGACTCCAACAGCTTTGACAACATCCTAACAAAG TGGTACCCGGAGGTGAACCACTTCTGCAAGGGGGTCCCGGTGCTGCTGGTGGGCTGCAAGACGGACCTGCGGCAGGACCAGGAGGCGCTGCAGAAGCTGAAGGACGGGCGGATAGAGCCCGTCTCCCGCCAGCAG ggagaggccatggcCCGGCAGGTCCGCGCCGTGTCCTACATGGAGTGTTCGGCCAGGTACCAGGACAACGTCGGGAACATCTTTGTGACAGCCTGCAATGCCGCCATCAGCGCCGCCCGCCGGAGGCAGCGCAAGGCGGGACCCAGGAGGGGCTGCGCCATCCTCTGA
- the LOC132075189 gene encoding mas-related G-protein coupled receptor member H-like gives MEVTTVYPSPASPTEGDDLCDIDVTDAAIDSVTLLICLCGLAGNGAVLWLLQRNPTTSYINNLAFANFSFLHFMVLSTLLYLLEELSCYTIVPLVLMRALFPLLLFSYNLGLYLLTAISIDRCTSILCPLWYRCRRPQRLSWVVCALLWALCITVIVTMTALCQSREHDHCQVSLITMYALNLFLFAPAMLISSTILLIKFKCGSQQQRPKRLDIVIFLVVLSFLLFALPLSLSSFLQQLSYTVVSSQVLFLLACIHSSTNPIIYLLVGRFRRPCSMGSLRLSLQRVFEEPEENTAHSHDPAMDTAFPTC, from the coding sequence ATGGAGGTGACCACCGTGTACCCATCTCCTGCCTCACCTACTGAAGGAGATGATCTCTGTGATATTGATGTCACCGATGCAGCCATAGACAGTGTGACACTGCTCATCTGCCTctgtgggctggctgggaacggggctgtgctctggctcCTCCAAAGGAACCCCACCACCAGTTACATCAACAACCTGGCCTTCGCCAACTTCTCCTTCCTCCACTTCATGGTCCTCTCCACCCTGCTCTATCTGCTAGAGGAATTGTCCTGCTACACAATCGTGCCCCTGGTGCTCATGAGGGCACTTTTCCCACTCCTGCTCTTCTCCTACAACCTGGGGCTGTACCTGCTGACAGCCATCAGCATTGACAGGTGCACATCTATCCTCTGTCCACTCTGGTACCGCTGCCGCCGTCCCCAGCGCCTCTCATGGGTGgtgtgtgccctgctctgggcccTCTGCATCACTGTCATTGTCACAATGACTGCCCTGTGCCAGTCACGAGAGCATGACCACTGCCAGGTGTCTCTCATCACTATGTATGCCCTCAACCTCTTTCTCTTTGCCCCAGCCATGCTCATTTCCAGCACAATCCTCCTCATTAAGTTCAAGTGTGGGTCCCAACAGCAGCGACCCAAGAGACTCGACATTGTTATTTTCCTCGTtgtgctctccttcctcctctttgctctccccctcagcctctccagtttcctgcagcagctcagctacACTGTTGTGTCCTCCCAGGTTCTTTTCCTGCTCGCCTGCATCCATAGCAGCACCAACCCCATCATCTACCTCTTGGTGGGGAGGTTCAGGAGGCCCTGCTCCATGGGATCCCTCCGGCTCTCCCTCCAGAGGGTCTTTGAGGAGCCAGAAGAAAACACTGCCCACAGCCATGATCCTGCCATGGACACAGCCTTTCCAACCTGTTGA